A portion of the Musa acuminata AAA Group cultivar baxijiao chromosome BXJ1-1, Cavendish_Baxijiao_AAA, whole genome shotgun sequence genome contains these proteins:
- the LOC135581006 gene encoding interactor of constitutive active ROPs 4-like isoform X2: MPRSRGSSDAPQRQSPRAPLHLRATACSEANSVHHRPVAADRSPRVSPRGVLQERKRGTRVTDLETKLKKAQEELKRLRDQVASAEAAKTEAEQALVKAKKRITATSPTAKGEDVKRHVPQESRKEGGPPQENKSEEESVTSPATMDVFEVVVPTEPIHRENEDVSMQKKEESAVEREKEETKAMISDAVVAETEEKKKEEEEDKREPVVIPDSPQVDALKAKLSEKEKEVEILLEENVIFKTRADEEARQIADAARAKEEELTARLNSTEEELKESRAKAGRLAEQLEAAEGAKAALEAEMKRLRVQTEQWRKAAEAAAAVLATGDATAEDTTGRRVAERCGSMDKHLGWGSPLVAGDMDEDGSGRRKSAGIRVLGELWKKKGQRK; encoded by the exons ATGCCGAGATCAAG AGGGTCGTCAGATGCGCCGCAGAGGCAGTCGCCGCGGGCGCCGCTCCACCTGAGGGCCACCGCCTGCTCCGAGGCCAACAGCGTGCACCACCGCCCCGTGGCCGCCGACCGCAGCCCCAGGGTGTCCCCTCGTGGTGTCTTACAAGAG AGGAAGCGGGGCACGAGGGTAACCGACCTGGAGACCAAGCTGAAGAAGGCGCAGGAGGAGCTCAAGCGGCTGAGAGACCAGGTGGCCTCGGCGGAAGCCGCGAAGACCGAGGCGGAGCAAGCTCTCGTGAAGGCCAAGAAGCGGATCACGGCCACATCCCCGACGGCGAAAGGAGAAGACGTCAAGCGTCATGTTCCTCAGGAGTCTCGAAAGGAGGGCGGTCCACCGCAGGAGAACAAGTCCGAGGAGGAGAGCGTCACTTCTCCCGCGACGATGGATGTCTTCGAAGTAGTAGTGCCGACTGAGCCCATCCACAGAGAGAACGAAGACGTCAGCAtgcagaagaaagaagagagtGCGGTGGAGAGGGAAAAGGAGGAGACAAAGGCAATGATCAGCGATGCAGTAGTTGCTGAGACAGAggagaaaaagaaggaagaagaggaagacaagaGAGAGCCGGTGGTGATACCTGATAGCCCACAGGTGGACGCTCTCAAGGCCAAGCTctcggagaaggagaaggaagtgGAGATACTCCTCGAGGAGAACGTCATCTTCAAGACCAGAGCCGACGAGGAAGCGAGGCAGATCGCAGACGCTGCTCGGGCCAAGGAAGAAGAGCTGACGGCGAGGCTGAACTCCACGGAGGAAGAGCTCAAAGAAAGCAGAGCTAAAGCGGGTCGCCTGGCGGAGCAGCTGGAGGCAGCAGAAGGCGCGAAGGCGGCGTTAGAGGCGGAGATGAAGCGGCTGAGGGTGCAGACAGAGCAATGGCGGAAGGCGGCAGAGGCCGCTGCCGCGGTACTGGCAACGGGGGACGCAACGGCCGAGGACACGACGGGGAGAAGGGTGGCGGAGCGGTGTGGGTCGATGGACAAGCACCTCGGCTGGGGGTCGCCGCTGGTGGCCGGGGACATGGACGAAGACGGCAGCGGGAGGAGAAAGAGCGCCGGGATTCGAGTGCTCGGGGAGCTGTGGAAGAAGAAGGGTCAGCGGAAATGA
- the LOC103999939 gene encoding pentatricopeptide repeat-containing protein At3g58590: MFDRISASDNSLVAVYAHRNHAREALAVLSRMLAAGLRPTRFAFAPLLSLPSLDLDRGIQLHSLILKSGFLHADPFSGTALLGLYARNGRLDDAFGLFEEMPTKTVVTWNSTIAAFSRRGFVEESIFLFRRLLGTGMGLTECSFLGILCSLRSSDSLRCVEQIHGLAVKTAMDSFLVVANALLNALSTCSGVLAAERFFNSLQTRDVVSWNTMMTGFAKSSIPERALELFFAMHVDEVSPSGATIATVINACTCFDSAEYGELIHAKAIKRNLDNDMFVASSLIDYYANWKRLQDAHKVFDELPVKNVVCWNALISGYSKDDPPTCLLLLKSMLRSENRPNELSFSSMLTRLSPAQLQQLHSLIIRMGHDNNEYVSSALIASYDSPGISSDASSSAKDADPVATSTARSNATASVHNRAGRYQEAQELLLRLQTPDTMSWNILLNACARNRGYSEALLSFKRMQSSGHSIDNYSAVSLVSICSRINSLELGRSVHGLIVKTISGCMDTFVCNVLLDMYAKCGSLDGCLKVFDEMGDKKNLVSWTALISGLGLHGCPHEALARFKQMESEGFEPDRVAFLAVLSACRHGGLLEEGMLMLESMKSDYGIEPEMDHYVCVVDLLCKCGHLKKAELVISGMPFQPNAVLWRTFLRGCKTFGGLLT, translated from the coding sequence ATGTTCGACCGGATCTCTGCCTCCGACAATTCCCTCGTCGCCGTCTACGCTCACCGGAACCACGCGCGCGAGGCGCTCGCGGTGCTCTCCCGGATGTTGGCTGCCGGCCTCAGACCCACTCGCTTCGCCTTTGCACCCCTTCTCTCCCTCCCTTCGCTTGATCTCGATCGTGGCATTCAACTGCACTCTCTGATACTCAAGTCCGGGTTTCTCCACGCCGACCCTTTCTCCGGCACCGCTTTGCTTGGCCTGTACGCGAGGAACGGGAGACTGGATGATGCGTTCGGTCTGTTCGAGGAAATGCCCACCAAGACTGTCGTCACTTGGAACTCCACCATCGCGGCGTTCTCCCGGCGCGGCTTCGTCGAGGAGTCCATATTCTTGTTCCGACGGCTGTTGGGAACTGGAATGGGTCTGACGGAATGCTCTTTTCTGGGCATCTTGTGCTCTCTCCGCTCATCGGACAGCTTGCGGTGTGTGGAGCAAATTCATGGGCTCGCTGTGAAGACCGCGATGGATTCCTTCCTTGTCGTCGCAAATGCTTTGCTTAATGCACTCTCCACTTGCTCGGGAGTGCTCGCAGCTGAGCGGTTCTTCAACAGTTTGCAGACTCGGGACGTGGTTTCTTGGAACACGATGATGACAGGGTTCGCGAAGAGTAGTATCCCGGAGAGAGCCTTGGAGCTCTTCTTCGCGATGCATGTCGATGAAGTATCACCCAGCGGGGCTACGATCGCCACCGTGATCAATGCTTGCACCTGCTTCGACTCCGCAGAGTACGGCGAGCTCATCCATGCCAAAGCAATCAAGCGCAATCTTGACAACGACATGTTCGTCGCCAGTTCGCTGATCGACTACTATGCAAATTGGAAGAGGCTGCAGGATGCGCACAAAGTGTTCGACGAACTTCCCGTGAAGAATGTAGTTTGTTGGAATGCTCTCATCTCAGGCtattcaaaggatgatccacctaCCTGCCTACTTCTTCTCAAGTCGATGTTGCGATCGGAGAACAGACCAAACGAGCTGTCCTTCTCTTCTATGCTCACGCGACTGTCTCCGGCCCAACTCCAGCAGCTGCATTCATTGATCATAAGAATGGGACACGACAACAACGAGTATGTTTCCAGTGCCCTCATTGCCTCATATGATTCTCCTGGCATTTCATCTGATGCGTCCTCCTCTGCCAAGGATGCTGATCCAGTGGCTACCTCTACTGCTCGATCAAATGCTACAGCTAGTGTTCACAACAGAGCCGGTCGATACCAAGAGGCACAGGAGCTGCTTCTCCGGCTGCAAACTCCTGACACCATGTCATGGAACATCTTGCTGAATGCCTGTGCTCGAAATCGCGGCTACTCCGAAGCCTTGTTGTCGTTCAAACGCATGCAATCCTCTGGTCATTCGATCGATAACTACTCCGCGGTGAGCTTGGTAAGCATCTGTTCAAGGATCAACAGCCTGGAGCTCGGGAGGTCAGTCCATGGGCTTATCGTCAAGACCATCTCTGGTTGCATGGACACCTTCGTCTGCAACGTGTTGCTGGATATGTACGCAAAATGCGGCAGCCTGGACGGTTGTCTGAAGGTGTTCGATGAAATGGGTGATAAGAAGAACCTCGTTTCATGGACGGCGCTGATCTCAGGATTAGGACTCCATGGCTGCCCTCATGAAGCGCTTGCGCGGTTTAAGCAGATGGAGTCCGAAGGGTTCGAGCCCGACCGAGTCGCTTTCCTCGCAGTGCTTTCAGCATGCAGGCATGGAGGTCTTTTGGAAGAGGGGATGCTGATGTTGGAAAGCATGAAGAGTGACTATGGCATTGAACCAGAGATGGATCACTATGTGTGTGTGGTTGATTTGCTATGCAAATGTGGGCATCTAAAGAAAGCAGAGCTTGTGATCAGTGGCATGCCCTTTCAGCCAAATGCTGTCTTATGGCGCACCTTCCTTCGAGGATGCAAGACATTTGGTGGTCTGTTGACATGA
- the LOC103999841 gene encoding callose synthase 12 — MNLRQRPTRTGPGAVYGPGPTAPPRNMVGPPGAGGPGEDVYNIIPIHNLLADHPCLRFPEVRAAMDALRDMVGIPTPLFVPWHSGLDLLDWLGISFGFQRDNVRNQREHLVLLLANAQMRLQPPPDNADVLDPSVVRHVRKKLLHNYTTWCAFLGRKPHVSLPDSGLRRASPDPRRELLYVSLYLLVWGEAANLRFLPECLSYIFHNMAMDLNRVLEGYIDDATGQRALPVTSGENGFLTRVVTPIYLTIQGEVEASRNGTAPNSAWRNYDDINEYFWSNHCFERLRWPLDRSKDFFLTPPNKNRIGKTGFVEQRSFWNLFRSFDRLWVMLILFLQAAIIVAWRGETYPWQNLQTRDDQVRVLTIFITWAGLRLLQSILDAGTQYSLVSSETKLLGVRMVLKSLVAITWTVAFSVLYSQIWEQRNRDRRWSQAANQQLVNFLEAAAVFILPELLAIILFILPWLRNFLEKTNWRIFYMLTWWFQSRIFIGRGLREGLLDNLKYAIFWIALLSAKFSFSYFLQIKPMVAPTKAMLELRNIEYEWHEFFSRTNRFGVVILWLPVILIYLMDIQIWYSIFSSFVGALVGLFSHLGEIRDVQQLRLRFQFFASAMKFNLMPEEQLTEEHDSLRSKFRDAVNRLKLRYGLGRPYKKIESNQVGPSRFALIWNEIIQTFREEDILSDREVELLELPPYTWKIRVIRWPCILLCNELLLALSQVNEYKANDRKHWRMICKNEYRRCAVIEVYDSIKSLLLDIINKGTEEHSIVARVYEEFDNWIRVEKFSVEYNMFILQSIYDKLVILLGTLVKPNKDRNKVVHTLQTLYDIVTRDFPNNKKSIKQLKEAGLAPRGSSDLLFENAIELPNADNENFYRQVRRLHTILTSKDSMNNVPKNLEARRRIAFFSNSLFMNMPRAPKVEKMRAFSVLTPYYNEEVLYSKEQLHSENEDGISIIFYLQKIYEDDWANFLERMHREGMVDEEELWNKRSRDLRLWASYRGQTLSRTVRGMMYYYRALKMLTFLDNASEIDISDGSRELASVGLSRRRINDIDGLEDGGKSLSRDRNRASSGISLLFKGHEHGTAMMKYTYVLACQIYGNQKAKNDARASDILYLMKNNEALRVAYVDEKKSGRDEVEYYSVLVRYDQQLEKEVEIYRVRLPGPLKLGEGKPENQNHALIFTRGDAVQTIDMNQDNYFEEALKMRNLLEEYSYNYGARKPTILGVREHVFTGSVSSLAWFMSAQETSFVTLGQRVLANPLKVRMHYGHPDVFDRLWFLSRGGISKASRVINISEDIFAGFNCTLRGGNVTHHEYIQVGKGRDVGLNQISMFEAKVASGNGEQTLSRDVYRLGHRLDFFRMLSFFYTTVGFYFNTMMVVLTVYAYIWGHVYLALSGLESSIKNIADSTDNAALGTVINQQFIIQLGLFTALPMVIENSIEHGFLPAIWDFLTMQLQLASMFYTFSLGTKAHYYGRTILHGGAKYRATGRGFVVEHKKFAENYRLFSRSHFIKAIEIGVILTVYASYSPLAKNTFVYIVMTISSWFLVVSWIMAPFAFNPSGFDWLKTVYDFDDFMTWIWYPSYISATSDLSWEKWWNEENDHLRTTGLWGKLLEIILDLRYFLFQYGIVYQLKIADGSHSVAVYLLSWICIVAAVGIFVYVNYARDKYAAKEHITYRAIQSFIIIFVIFVTVLLLEVTSFEIVDIFTSLLAFIPTGWGLISIAQVIKPFIESTVLWETVVAVARLYDIMFGLVVMAPVAFLSWMPGFQEMQTRILFNEAFSRGLQISRILTGKKSETM; from the coding sequence ATGAACCTTCGCCAGCGCCCCACCCGGACCGGCCCGGGCGCCGTCTATGGCCCCGGCCCGACGGCGCCGCCTCGCAACATGGTTGGACCGCCCGGTGCCGGCGGCCCGGGGGAGGATGTCTACAACATCATCCCCATCCACAACCTCCTCGCCGACCACCCCTGCCTCCGCTTCCCCGAGGTTCGCGCCGCCATGGATGCCCTCCGCGACATGGTCGGGATCCCGACGCCGCTCTTCGTCCCTTGGCATTCCGGCCTCGACCTCCTCGACTGGCTTGGTATCTCCTTCGGCTTCCAACGAGACAACGTCCGCAACCAGCGGGAacacctcgtcctcctcctcgccaACGCGCAGATGCGCCTCCAGCCCCCGCCGGACAACGCGGACGTCCTCGACCCCTCCGTCGTCCGCCACGTCCGCAAGAAGCTCCTCCACAACTACACCACCTGGTGCGCCTTTCTCGGCCGCAAGCCCCACGTATCTCTCCCCGACTCCGGCCTCCGCCGCGCCAGTCCGGACCCCCGCCGCGAGCTCCTCTACGTTTCCCTCTACCTCCTCGTCTGGGGCGAGGCCGCCAACCTCCGCTTCCTCCCCGAGTGCCTCTCCTACATCTTCCACAACATGGCCATGGACCTCAACCGCGTCCTCGAGGGCTACATTGACGACGCCACGGGGCAGCGCGCCCTACCCGTCACCTCCGGCGAGAACGGCTTTCTCACCCGCGTCGTCACCCCGATCTACCTGACCATCCAGGGCGAGGTCGAGGCCAGCCGCAATGGCACCGCCCCCAACTCCGCCTGGCGCAACTATGACGACATCAACGAGTACTTCTGGAGCAACCATTGCTTCGAGCGCCTCCGCTGGCCCCTTGACCGGTCCAAGGACTTCTTCCTGACGCCGCCCAACAAGAACCGCATTGGGAAGACGGGCTTCGTGGAGCAGCGCTCCTTTTGGAACCTCTTCCGCAGCTTCGACCGCTTGTGGGTCATGCTCATTCTCTTCCTACAGGCGGCCATCATCGTGGCATGGCGTGGGGAGACATACCCGTGGCAGAATCTCCAGACCCGCGATGACCAGGTCCGGGTCTTGACCATCTTCATCACCTGGGCTGGCCTCCGGTTGCTCCAGTCCATCCTTGACGCCGGCACCCAGTACAGCCTCGTGTCATCCGAGACCAAGCTGCTCGGGGTTCGCATGGTGCTCAAGAGCCTCGTCGCCATCACGTGGACGGTTGCATTCTCGGTTCTCTACTCCCAGATATGGGAGCAGAGGAACCGTGACAGGCGGTGGTCACAGGCCGCAAACCAGCAGCTGGTGAACTTTCTCGAGGCGGCTGCTGTATTCATCCTCCCAGAGCTGCTCGCCATCATCCTCTTCATCCTGCCCTGGCTCCGGAACTTCCTCGAGAAGACCAATTGGAGAATCTTCTACATGCTCACTTGGTGGTTCCAGAGCCGAATATTCATCGGTAGAGGGCTCAGGGAGGGCTTGTTGGACAACCTCAAGTATGCCATCTTCTGGATTGCACTCCTTTCTGCCAAGTTCTCCTTCAGTTACTTCCTCCAGATCAAGCCGATGGTTGCCCCTACCAAGGCTATGCTCGAACTTCGAAACATTGAGTATGAGTGGCATGAGTTCTTTTCTCGCACCAACAGGTTCGGCGTGGTTATCTTGTGGCTTCCTGTCATCCTGATCTATCTGATGGATATCCAGATTTGGTACTCAATCTTCTCTTCATTTGTTGGTGCGCTAGTGGGCCTGTTCTCGCACCTGGGTGAGATTCGTGATGTCCAGCAGTTGAGACTGAGGTTCCAGTTCTTTGCTAGTGCAATGAAGTTCAATCTGATGCCAGAGGAGCAACTAACCGAGGAACATGACTCGCTGAGGAGTAAATTCAGAGATGCTGTCAACCGGCTAAAGCTGAGGTATGGCTTGGGGCGCCCATACAAGAAGATTGAATCGAATCAGGTTGGTCCCAGCAGGTTTGCATTGATATGGAATGAGATAATTCAAACGTTCAGGGAGGAGGATATTTTAAGTGACCGCGAAGTAGAGCTTCTTGAGCTGCCACCCTATACATGGAAGATCCGGGTGATTAGGTGGCCATGCATTTTACTCTGCAATGAGCTGTTGCTTGCTCTCAGCCAGGTAAACGAATACAAGGCTAATGACAGAAAACACTGGAGAATGATTTGCAAGAATGAATACAGGCGATGTGCAGTAATCGAGGTATATGACAGCATCAAGTCCTTGCTTCTGGATATCATCAATAAAGGAACCGAAGAGCATTCCATTGTTGCCCGGGTATATGAGGAGTTTGATAATTGGATTAGGGTGGAGAAGTTTTCGGTGGAATATAATATGTTCATTCTGCAGAGTATATATGATAAACTGGTTATCCTCCTGGGTACATTGGTCAAGCCAAACAAGGACAGGAACAAAGTGGTCCACACATTGCAGACCCTCTATGACATAGTTACCCGTGACTTCCCCAATAACAAGAAGAGCATCAAGCAACTTAAAGAAGCAGGGTTGGCACCGAGGGGATCAAGTGATCTGCTCTTTGAGAATGCCATTGAATTGCCCAATGCAGACAATGAGAACTTCTACAGGCAGGTAAGACGGCTGCACACAATTCTTACATCGAAAGATTCAATGAACAATGTACCGAAAAATCTGGAGGCCCGAAGGCGTATTGCTTTCTTCAGCAACTCATTGTTCATGAACATGCCCAGAGCTCCCAAGGTGGAAAAGATGAGGGCCTTTAGTGTCTTGACTCCATATTACAATGAGGAAGTTCTGTACAGCAAGGAGCAGCTTCACTCAGAAAATGAAGATGGCATCTCTATCATATTCTATCTGCAGAAGATTTATGAAGATGACTGGGCAAACTTTTTGGAACGTATGCATAGAGAAGGCATGGTTGATGAGGAAGAGCTATGGAACAAAAGGTCGAGAGATCTTCGCCTTTGGGCCTCATATAGGGGTCAGACACTGTCACGCACGGTGAGAGGAATGATGTACTATTACAGGGCTCTCAAAATGCTTACCTTTCTTGATAATGCTTCTGAGATTGACATCAGCGATGGTTCAAGGGAGCTAGCTTCTGTTGGTTTGTCAAGGAGACGAATAAATGATATAGATGGCTTGGAAGATGGGGGCAAGTCACTATCACGAGACCGTAACAGAGCTAGCAGTGGTATCAGCTTGTTGTTTAAAGGCCATGAACATGGGACTGCCATGATGAAGTACACTTATGTGCTGGCCTGCCAGATTTATGGAAACCAGAAAGCCAAGAATGATGCACGTGCCAGTgatattttgtatctaatgaagaaCAACGAAGCCCTTCGTGTGGCTTATGTTGATGAAAAGAAGTCCGGGAGGGATGAAGTGGAATATTACTCTGTTCTTGTGAGATATGATCAGCAACTGGAGAAAGAGGTAGAGATATACCGGGTCCGTTTGCCAGGGCCACTGAAGCTTGGAGAAGGCAAACCAGAGAACCAGAACCATGCCCTCATCTTCACAAGGGGTGATGCAGTGCAGACTATTGACATGAATCAAGACAATTATTTTGAAGAGGCCCTCAAAATGCGCAACCTGTTAGAGGAGTACTCCTATAATTATGGTGCTCGAAAACCAACAATCTTGGGAGTTCGTGAACATGTTTTTACTGGTTCAGTGTCCTCCCTCGCATGGTTCATGTCTGCACAGGAGACAAGCTTTGTCACACTTGGACAACGGGTTTTGGCAAATCCTTTGAAGGTCCGAATGCACTATGGCCATCCTGATGTCTTTGATCGCCTTTGGTTTCTGAGCCGAGGTGGCATTAGTAAGGCATCCAGAGTCATCAATATCAGTGAGGACATATTTGCAGGCTTTAATTGCACGCTTCGTGGTGGCAATGTCACCCACCATGAATACATCCAGGTGGGGAAAGGACGGGATGTAGGCCTGAATCAGATATCTATGTTTGAAGCCAAGGTTGCTAGTGGCAATGGTGAACAGACCTTAAGCAGAGATGTTTATAGGTTGGGTCATAGGTTGGATTTCTTTCGAATGCTCTCCTTCTTTTACACAACTGTGGGCTTCTACTTTAACACCATGATGGTGGTGCTGACTGTTTATGCATATATTTGGGGACATGTTTATCTGGCACTTAGTGGTCTAGAAAGTTCCATCAAAAACATTGCTGACTCTACTGACAATGCAGCTCTGGGTACTGTTATCAACCAGCAGTTCATTATCCAGCTTGGCCTTTTCACTGCCTTGCCAATGGTTATTGAAAACTCTATTGAGCATGGCTTTCTTCCTGCGATTTGGGATTTCTTGACAATGCAGCTCCAGCTTGCATCGATGTTCTATACCTTCTCCTTGGGAACTAAGGCCCATTATTATGGGCGCACAATCCTCCATGGCGGTGCAAAATATAGAGCAACAGGACGTGGTTTTGTGGTTGAACACAAGAAATTTGCAGAGAATTATAGACTGTTTTCACGTAGCCACTTCATAAAAGCAATAGAGATTGGCGTGATATTGACTGTGTATGCTTCCTACAGTCCTCTTGCGAAGAATACTTTTGTTTACATAGTAATGACAATCTCTAGCTGGTTTCTGGTGGTATCATGGATCATGGCTCCCTTTGCATTCAACCCATCTGGTTTTGATTGGTTAAAAACTGTCTATGACTTTGATGATTTCATGACCTGGATTTGGTATCCTAGTTATATTTCTGCTACATCTGACCTGTCCTGGGAGAAATGGTGGAATGAAGAAAATGATCATCTTCGGACAACTGGCCTCTGGGGAAAGCTATTGGAGATCATATTAGATCTCCGGTATTTCTTATTCCAATATGGGATTGTGTACCAGCTAAAAATTGCTGATGGGAGCCACAGTGTTGCTGTGTACCTACTTTCTTGGATATGTATTGTTGCAGCTGTAGGGATTTTTGTCTATGTGAATTATGCTCGAGACAAGTATGCTGCAAAGGAACACATAACATATCGAGCCATCCAGTCCTTCATAATAATCTTCGTGATATTTGTGACCGTTCTATTACTGGAGGTTACTTCCTTTGAGATTGTTGATATCTTTACAAGCCTGTTGGCATTTATTCCAACTGGTTGGGGTTTAATTTCGATTGCTCAAGTGATCAAACCATTCATTGAATCCACTGTGCTATGGGAAACTGTGGTTGCCGTGGCTCGGCTCTATGACATAATGTTTGGATTGGTTGTAATGGCTCCAGTGGCATTTTTGTCCTGGATGCCTGGGTTCCAGGAAATGCAGACAAGGATTCTCTTCAATGAAGCATTCAGTCGAGGTCTCCAGATATCGCGTATTCTCACTGGGAAAAAATCTGAAACCATGTAG
- the LOC135581006 gene encoding interactor of constitutive active ROPs 4-like isoform X1, whose amino-acid sequence MPRSRGSSDAPQRQSPRAPLHLRATACSEANSVHHRPVAADRSPRVSPRGVLQEQRKRGTRVTDLETKLKKAQEELKRLRDQVASAEAAKTEAEQALVKAKKRITATSPTAKGEDVKRHVPQESRKEGGPPQENKSEEESVTSPATMDVFEVVVPTEPIHRENEDVSMQKKEESAVEREKEETKAMISDAVVAETEEKKKEEEEDKREPVVIPDSPQVDALKAKLSEKEKEVEILLEENVIFKTRADEEARQIADAARAKEEELTARLNSTEEELKESRAKAGRLAEQLEAAEGAKAALEAEMKRLRVQTEQWRKAAEAAAAVLATGDATAEDTTGRRVAERCGSMDKHLGWGSPLVAGDMDEDGSGRRKSAGIRVLGELWKKKGQRK is encoded by the exons ATGCCGAGATCAAG AGGGTCGTCAGATGCGCCGCAGAGGCAGTCGCCGCGGGCGCCGCTCCACCTGAGGGCCACCGCCTGCTCCGAGGCCAACAGCGTGCACCACCGCCCCGTGGCCGCCGACCGCAGCCCCAGGGTGTCCCCTCGTGGTGTCTTACAAGAG CAGAGGAAGCGGGGCACGAGGGTAACCGACCTGGAGACCAAGCTGAAGAAGGCGCAGGAGGAGCTCAAGCGGCTGAGAGACCAGGTGGCCTCGGCGGAAGCCGCGAAGACCGAGGCGGAGCAAGCTCTCGTGAAGGCCAAGAAGCGGATCACGGCCACATCCCCGACGGCGAAAGGAGAAGACGTCAAGCGTCATGTTCCTCAGGAGTCTCGAAAGGAGGGCGGTCCACCGCAGGAGAACAAGTCCGAGGAGGAGAGCGTCACTTCTCCCGCGACGATGGATGTCTTCGAAGTAGTAGTGCCGACTGAGCCCATCCACAGAGAGAACGAAGACGTCAGCAtgcagaagaaagaagagagtGCGGTGGAGAGGGAAAAGGAGGAGACAAAGGCAATGATCAGCGATGCAGTAGTTGCTGAGACAGAggagaaaaagaaggaagaagaggaagacaagaGAGAGCCGGTGGTGATACCTGATAGCCCACAGGTGGACGCTCTCAAGGCCAAGCTctcggagaaggagaaggaagtgGAGATACTCCTCGAGGAGAACGTCATCTTCAAGACCAGAGCCGACGAGGAAGCGAGGCAGATCGCAGACGCTGCTCGGGCCAAGGAAGAAGAGCTGACGGCGAGGCTGAACTCCACGGAGGAAGAGCTCAAAGAAAGCAGAGCTAAAGCGGGTCGCCTGGCGGAGCAGCTGGAGGCAGCAGAAGGCGCGAAGGCGGCGTTAGAGGCGGAGATGAAGCGGCTGAGGGTGCAGACAGAGCAATGGCGGAAGGCGGCAGAGGCCGCTGCCGCGGTACTGGCAACGGGGGACGCAACGGCCGAGGACACGACGGGGAGAAGGGTGGCGGAGCGGTGTGGGTCGATGGACAAGCACCTCGGCTGGGGGTCGCCGCTGGTGGCCGGGGACATGGACGAAGACGGCAGCGGGAGGAGAAAGAGCGCCGGGATTCGAGTGCTCGGGGAGCTGTGGAAGAAGAAGGGTCAGCGGAAATGA
- the LOC135676795 gene encoding protein DEHYDRATION-INDUCED 19-like produces the protein MDSDLWISRLAAAKRHYSIQHQYSFQSDRLSIDEFEMEEEEEEEEEDVRPDFPCPYCYEDHDITSLCSHLEEEHAFESKAAVCPICTIKVTKDMLNHIIFQHGHIFKLQRHRRLRRFGIPSGHTLSLLGRDLYESHLQVLSGSAGYGSNHIDESNIAADPFLLTLLMNFPTSGAEEASKRSPDENSYRKKESNLPYSKSSLNASSLACEQKEQRQKQATGRADFVQDLLVSTLFGD, from the exons ATGGATTCCGATCTCTGGATCTCTCGCCTCGCCGCCGCAAAGAGGCATTACTCGATTCAGCATCAGTACAGCTTCCAATCAG ATCGGTTGAGCATCGATGAGTtcgagatggaggaggaggaggaggaggaggaggaggatgtccGGCCGGATTTCCCCTGCCCCTACTGCTACGAGGATCACGACATCACGTCGCTGTGCTCCCACCTTGAAGAAGAGCATGCTTTCGAGTCCAAAGCCGCT GTTTGCCCTATCTGCACTATAAAGGTTACAAAAGATATGCTGAACCACATCATCTTCCAACATGGGCACATATTCAAG CTGCAAAGACATCGAAGATTACGCAGATTTGGGATCCCTAGCGGTCACACACTCTCTCTTTTGGGGAGGGATTTGTATGAGTCTCATTTGCAGGTGCTTTCGGGAAGTGCTGGTTATGGATCAAACCACATCGATGAGTCAAATATCGCAGCCGACCCATTTCTTTTGACACTTCTGATGAACTTTCCAACATCTGGGGCAGAAGAAGCTTCAAAACGTTCCCCCGATGAGAATTCTTATAGGAAAAAAGAATCAAATTTACCTTATTCAAAATCAAG TTTGAACGCTTCTTCATTGGCATGCGAGCAAAAGGAACAAAGGCAAAAACAGGCCACAGGTAGAGCAGATTTTGTGCAGGATCTACTTGTCTCCACTCTTTTTGGTGATTAA